TAACCTGGCAGAGCAGGAATGCTTGATACCTGAAGTCTGATTCTCCACCATTGCACCGGATAGCGTCTGTACGCTATCCGGTAAGTACTATCGTTTATTTGTTCTGGTAATCTTTGAGGATCTGGCGACCCGCGACGTAAATCATGATTTCATCGGTGCCGCCGCCAATACGTTCGCAGCGGACATCGCGCCAGAATCGGGATACGCGTGCTTCATCGGTGTAACCCAGCCCGCCCATGATCTGAATGGCGTCATCAATCACTTCCATTGCCGTACGAGCACAATACAGTTTCGCCAACGCCGCGCTGGTCCGCAGTGATTGTTCCTGATCGGCCTGCCAGGCCACTTTCAGCACCATATTGCGCATGTTTTCGATTTTAATCGCCATCAGCGCCAGTTTTTCCTGGATCATCTGGTTATGGCCAATCGGTTTACCAAATGCGATACGTTGGTTAGCGTAACGGGCGGCATCTTCGAAGGCACACTCGGCGAAACCGGTACTACGCGCGGCGTTGATCAAGCGTTCCATTTCAAAGTTGTACATGACGTTGAGGAAGCCCATGCCTTCTTCGCCGACCATATCGCTTTCGTCCACTTCGACATCATCAAGATAGACTTCGCAGGTGCTGAGCATGTGCCAACCAATCTTATGCAGTGGATTAACCTTAATGCCGGGTTTCTTCGAATCTACCCACCACAGCGTAAAGGCTTTTTTCGGGTCTTTCGGCTCGGGATCGCGTGCCAGTACCAACATATACGGGTACTCTTTAGCGCCGGTGATAAAGGTTTTTTGCCCATTGAGATACACTTTTCCGTTTTTGCGGGTGTAGCTGGTGGTTGCGCTGTTATTGTCTGAACCGGCTCCCGGTTCGGTTAATGCCAGCGCATAGGCCGGGTCGCCCGTTTCCATGGTGCTTTCTGCCGTTTTGCGTAACTGTTCGGCGGAGCCGAAACGGCGCATACTGTGGATGCACTGACCGTTCGTTATCAAAAAAGCAGGCGCGCCACATTTGGACACTTCCATCAGTGCCAGCATCTGCGTGACGTAATCTGCCGGGATGCCGCCAAACTCTTCCGGAACGCCCAGCATCGAAATACCGTTGTCAGCAAGGGCGCGCATAAACTCTTTCGGGTAAGTAGCCGTCTGATCGCAGGTCCGGAAATATTCTTCCGGGAAATTACTGGTAATCAGTTCCCGAATGCTGGCAAGCAGCAGTTCTTGTTCTTCAGTTAAAGAAAAATCCATCAGGTACTCCTTTTAATTGGCAGCATCGGGTAATACAAAACCCATCGAGGCATCGATAAATAATTTTTTGTCCATCACTTTCAGTTCCGGAGAAATAACCGGAGAAAAATCCATTTTGTCCAGAATGTCTTCCTGCAAGGAGACGCCTGGAGCAATTTCAACTAAATGAAGGCCATCTTCTTTTAACGTAAATACAGCACGTTCGGTTATATAACGCACATCCAGTCCACGCTCGAGGGCAATTTTCCCGCTGAAAGTTACTTCAGGTAATTCGTTGACGAATTTTTTCACTCGTCCTTCCTGAACAATGGTTAACTTGCCATCGGCGACTTCCGTTTTCAGGCTGCCGGCCGTTAACGTGCCGCAGAAAACAATTTTCCTGGACGTGGCGCTGATATCGATAAAACCGCCGGTACCCATAATTT
The Citrobacter arsenatis DNA segment above includes these coding regions:
- a CDS encoding acyl-CoA dehydrogenase — encoded protein: MDFSLTEEQELLLASIRELITSNFPEEYFRTCDQTATYPKEFMRALADNGISMLGVPEEFGGIPADYVTQMLALMEVSKCGAPAFLITNGQCIHSMRRFGSAEQLRKTAESTMETGDPAYALALTEPGAGSDNNSATTSYTRKNGKVYLNGQKTFITGAKEYPYMLVLARDPEPKDPKKAFTLWWVDSKKPGIKVNPLHKIGWHMLSTCEVYLDDVEVDESDMVGEEGMGFLNVMYNFEMERLINAARSTGFAECAFEDAARYANQRIAFGKPIGHNQMIQEKLALMAIKIENMRNMVLKVAWQADQEQSLRTSAALAKLYCARTAMEVIDDAIQIMGGLGYTDEARVSRFWRDVRCERIGGGTDEIMIYVAGRQILKDYQNK